The halophilic archaeon DL31 nucleotide sequence TCGATTAAGCTGAGTGCTGTATAGGTGGAGAAGATACGACAGTGGTCACTGCGAATACCGCGGTTGCCACAGTGTTTCGATACGCTGTTCGATTGCGGCGAGGACAGTTGGGTATACCTCGAGCGGATGGAGCGAACACAGAGAGAGGTCCGTGACAGATTCTGCACGCGGTGGTTCGTGGAAATGTAATCTGGCGTTGTGGGGGTTCGGGTGTCGATCCCACCGACATTCCCACGTCTCGTCGTCGTGATCTTCTACATAATGCATCGAGAAATCACCGGTGGTAAACCACCGGATGTCAACTCGAGCGGTAGCGATGGAGCGGGGATATCGCCCAGGATCGAGCGTTGCACGAAGAAGTCGCGGCTCGTAGGAATCCGGATCGAACGAAGTTTCCTTGACAAGTGAGTTGGAGGCGAACTGACGTTCAAGCAGTTGTAGCGTCTGTCGGTCTGGTGGTCCAGTCGAGTGAGACGCTGCGTCCCCTGATGGCGGGCTCATTTAGGCTGGAATAAGGTGGCCGTCATTCTGTGAGAGCTGGCGAGCGAGTTCGTAGAGTCGAATATCACGAATCACGCCCTGCCAGTCACTAACCGCCGCCATCTGGTCGTGGATGGTTTCGTGGTTCTCGGAGTCGAACACGGAGACGTCTGCCGGGTCCGTCGTCTCGAATTGAGCTTCGTACTCCGCACGTCGCTTTTCCAGAGCTCTTACGCGGTCGATTATCTCTTCGATAGTGAGATCTCGCGCAATCCGACTCGCATCTTGCCACTCGAGATAGCCGTCGTTCCGTTCATACTGCGCAGGGCGACTATCTGGGTCTCCGTGGACGATCCCCATCTCGCCGAGGCGTTCAAGATGCTTTTTTGCTGTATTCGGCGCGCAGTTTGCAAGCTCCGCAATATCCGAATACGGGGTAGGTGACG carries:
- a CDS encoding hypothetical protein (manually curated~KEGG: hma:pNG2010 hypothetical protein), producing the protein MSPPSGDAASHSTGPPDRQTLQLLERQFASNSLVKETSFDPDSYEPRLLRATLDPGRYPRSIATARVDIRWFTTGDFSMHYVEDHDDETWECRWDRHPNPHNARLHFHEPPRAESVTDLSLCSLHPLEVYPTVLAAIEQRIETLWQPRYSQ
- a CDS encoding hypothetical protein (KEGG: hma:pNG2011 hypothetical protein) produces the protein MTEFDPAPESENTQRQWEDETDTFGRVYDVVLGITSPTPYSDIAELANCAPNTAKKHLERLGEMGIVHGDPDSRPAQYERNDGYLEWQDASRIARDLTIEEIIDRVRALEKRRAEYEAQFETTDPADVSVFDSENHETIHDQMAAVSDWQGVIRDIRLYELARQLSQNDGHLIPA